The Panicum virgatum strain AP13 chromosome 3N, P.virgatum_v5, whole genome shotgun sequence genome includes the window TTTCCTACTTACCACTCAAATCTCTTGATGACAGCATAGCCTTGTCACCTTTCGCTCCATCCTTGCCACCAGCATGGGTTGGCCTTTGTGTACGTGGAGAATGCGCAATCATCTTACCATTGGTAGAGGATGGAAGGGAGTGACGGCGAGTGAAGCCATTTTTCTCTGCTGAATCAGAGCTGAGTCTCGGTGAATTCTGTCCCCGTAGTTTTGCCTTTGCTGATTGTGTTGCAGCCATGTAGCTGGGCAGAGCTGGAGAATTTTTGGAGCCATTTTCAGGATATTCTGACTTAGTCGACAATGAGGACCTCCTCTTGCTGCCTTTAAGGCTTTCAGTAGAAAGAGGTTCTTCTTTGGATCTCTGTTCTGTATCATTCACCAAAGCATTTTCTTCATTGTTAATGTCTTGCAGTGGCATAATTTCAGCTGGTGGAGCAACAACAGTTGGTTCATCAACTTTTTCGTCGTTTGTGACTGGATCTGAAGCAACTTCCTCATCAGGCTGGAGATCAGGTACCAGGATATCTATCTTTGCATTATCCGATAGTTTAACATTCTGGGGCTCTTGATTCTCAGAATGAACCTGGACTTGCTTTGCATTTTTCAGTGGTCTCTCACTTTGGACCTCTTGATGATCAGGGATCTCAGGTGCTGGATTAGATACCTTTGAGGTTTCAGCCATGGAATTAGTAACCTTCCTAAGGCTACGCTTAACCTTCTCAAGTTCGGTTAACTGTCCATCAGGCACTGAATCAGCAGGAGCACTACTTGGTTTCCTGGGATTCCGTTTTGTCTTCTCAATTTCTATGGATATGTTTGTTTGTGAAGGCTCAAATGGCGTCACAGAGCTCTTCCTAGCATTGCGCTTTAATTTCCCTGACTCAGTTTCCATTGCATAACTGGCCTTCTTTGCATGTGGCTTCGCATCAGCACCAACTCTCTTTGGTTGGGAAATGGGCTTCCAGACATGACTAGTGGTCCATCTCTCCAACCAGTTGAAGGCTGAATTAGGGTCCATTTCATCATACTGAAAGTGGAGAGCTTCAACCACAATTGGTGAAGATAGAAGCTACAGCAAaggcaaaaacaaaaaaagggaGTTAGCATAAAATGCCAAACAATAATCAATATCTCTCGGCATGTACATCCAAGCCCTTGCAGTGTATTTTGAGATCACCTTACGAGCAAATGCATTTGAAGATAATTTCTCCTTCCATGAATCAGGTTTAGCACTCtgcaagaaggaaaaaaaatcccaTAGTCACCATTGTTGGGTCCCACAATAATCATGAAACTGGATGTTGCATTGGCAAATCATGCAGTTTTGATCAACatttcaaaaaagaaagaaagaggaagGTCCTGCCTAACATACTTATTTGCCActgtaaaaatattttttgcttttaaattaaatatcaaggtaggataaaaattaaaaacataTAGTCATCTATGTCTGCCATTTGCATAGAAGTAGATAACAATGTTCATGTCCGTAGTAACTGCAAAAGTTTGATGAAGCCAATGAAAAATACAGCTTTATCTTTAATGCAAAGAAATAATGACTAGATATTCAAACAGTGGAGCAAGCAAAATTCCAGgaaatcatgcactaattatgcATGGAACACACAAAAGTTCCCAATTCCCAATTATGCATGCAGCATTAGCAATTTGATGATGCAAGGAGATAAATTATATGCAACTTTATTATCATTTCTGGTGCACAGTTCGTACACAATAACTTCTCGGCATTTGTTATCCAGAAGGGAGCTATCTAATTGAAGATTACTCCAATGCTTCGCTACCAGTGCCGCACTAATAATATGAACCACAGTGTCAGAATGGAAGAACCTTTACTAGAAATGTCCAATTCAGAACACAATTTTATTCATTTAAACGCAGAGGCTAGTTTTGCATTTGCTATCCATTAATCAAACATTCATAGGAATATCCCTATAGCTCTTGAAGGATAATAATGGCATGTATCCATGTGACCTTATTTAGTTTGAGAAACCCTAACAGAAACCTGTAAAATGGCACACTATGCACTTCGCTGGTTTTACCATAGAATAAAATATGATTAGTGAGGAAGTTACCCCAAAGTTCTGTTGGGTAAGTTTCCAACTTGCATGAATGGCAGCTTGTGAAACTCTGGCATTCCTTCCACGGATCAGGGCTTGAAATTTCACGATCAACCATGTTGCACGGAGAGTTGAAACAGCTTGCCTCCTTACAAGATGACCCCGAATCAAAGCCTGAAGTCTTATGATCCCTTTCAATGCACGGAATGCTCGGCGTGCCTGGACCAGCACCGTAATACAATTAGTACCATACTAAGCCAAGCATCTATGATCTACGACAAGAATACTTATGAATCACTTAATCATGGCAGTGTCAAAGGCTCAAAGCATGAATGTCATAGTAGCACAGCACAGAAATTTGAATTTATCTTTTTTAAGAATGACTCTAGAAGAGACTTGATGCAGTGCTAGATAACATCGGAACATAGCATGAATCCACGAGCAGATAGCACAAGTAATAAAGATAGTGAAACAGGAACCGGAGACAAACAAATATTACCAGATAACCACGGAACGCAGCTTGTGCCTTCACAGCCGCATGCTCTTCCCTCAACCTCTCAGCATCATTGGAAGCATCAGACCCCACAGTGACATGCTTCTCCAAATCTTGATTGACATCAGGCACTGCAACTTCGCCTTGCGAGTTGGAATTCTCACCCTTAGCCACCTCCCGCACGGTCTCATTGTTGTGGGCGCTAACAAGCACCGGCTCCGAGATCACCGGGGAGCTCTCAGCGAATGCGGGCTCCTTACCAGCATACCCTTTGTTGCTTGCACCCTTCTGCACATGGAAAATAAACGCATCAGTCACAAGAACAGATCTCTTATCCGTAGCTGCAAGCCAGCAACTGCATAACCGGACTCGCATTCGGAAAATTCGAACCCTGACGCCATTCTGAAACTACAAAACATGAGTAACGTACCGATAAATCCTTGGAATTGGTGGAGGTGGACCGCGACGACGACTTCTTCCCGAAGAGCACGGACTTGATCCACTTCGCCGGAGACTTCCCCATTGGAGCCTAttccgccgctcgccgggggTTCAGAGACTGCAAAAGAATCGCACATCAGTGCACAGATCTACATGAGGACCAAATTTCACCAGCACAACCCCAGCAAGAGACGCAAGAAGCTGCCAAAGCCCCTTTTGTTGCTACATCCCCAACGAGCAACCTTGCAGAGGattttaaaaaaacacaaaggaggaggaaaatggaaaaaaaagaggaggcTTCAAAGGATAGAGGCGCAAACACCAATAAATGCAGCACCAAGGAACCCAAATCCACGGTACAGAGCATCCAAACCGTCGCAGAGGTGCGCGAAACACCGTTCCCTACACCCCTCAAACAGCACAGATctagacggcggcggcggccggaggacgCGCGCCGGATCTAAGGAAGAGTCGCTCACctcaggcagcggcggcgcaaaaccctagctccccccctctccctcctgcCCGCCTGCCTACACAACCATTCCAGAGAGAGAGGCAGTGCGGGAGGAGGCTACTGGTGTTGGCTCGTACTGCGCTGGAATGGCCAGGAGAGGAAGGAATGAGCTGcgcggaaaagaaaaagggaggcgaaaaaaaaagatagagcCGAGGCACTCGAGAGTGTGGCTGAGCTAGTGTGCGGGCCCCACGTGCAACGGAACCGCttcgcctcgccctcgcccggGGTGGGACCGGACGGGTTCACCAAACCGACGTGCGGGGCCCACGTCCCGGAGCCGCGGGGCTTACGGGCTATGACATGTTGGCCCCGCCCCGGGGTTTACACGCGCGCGTGCGGCACGTCGATGCGTGAAGTGCGCGGTGGTGGATTTACTGCTACGATTCGACAGGTTGTACCGGGTCCAAATGGTATTGGCCGGGAGATATTTCGCGTAATCGTAATTGCGTCCCGTCCAGCGGTAGCGGGGAATTTTCATCGGAAAGATATCATGTGCAAATCAACTATTTCGCGCAAATCATATAAATTTCAATCTAGATCATTGAATCAACATCTAAGGGAATGTGCACGGAAGTGGGAGGAGGATTTACAAAAATGTAATTGAAAACGAgcgattaattataaaattatttaATTTCTCATACTCTTAGATGTTGATCTGATAATCTAGATTATGAGCTCAGCTCAAGCCAGACCACGAGCCACCAGCTCAGCTCTCCAAACCCAATAGTCTCATCTCCTAGTACACTTATTAGCAGCGCCCAACGGCGACCACCATGAAAGCAAACCAAGCAGGGGCGATATCTCCACAAGCTGTTCATTGCTCGGTACTCGGATCGAGCCGCCGGTGACGGTGAGGTCAGGTGAGGCGACGACCGACCCGCCAACCACCCGCACACGTCTGCGTGCATGCCTTTCTGAGTCCCCTGacctgggccacattggcccaCATGTCTGCGGCGAGGGATCGCATCCACCGATCGTCCCCGCTCATGCGAAAATATTATTTGTTTCATCAGCTCGCTCGTTGCTAAGGATGTAAGTGGGTATCTAATGTTGTTTTTTGGGTCAACTAATTAATTATAATATCATGCTACTCTTTCATTTCTCCTCCTAAATTATTTAGGCACAATATCATTCTAATTCATTTTATCAATATTTTGGATCGACCGATGACTCACAAATTATTTAACTTGCATCCCTGCTCGCTGCTAATCGTAACGGCAAGGGAGATTAAGACGCTAGCTGCTTCGCCCACGCAACTCGCGTGGTTTTGGTCGAGCGGGGACGCTGCCGCATGCGCCGTCCGCTCCGCGCCCACGGCACCGTCGGCACGGGGAGGCGCGACGACAAGCCGGCCGGTGAGGCACGCGCCGAGAGAACGACCCAGCCGACGTCGCGCGTGCGGCGCGTGCCGGGCGCGGCCTCGCCGTGCTGCTGGCAGCCGGTCGGCGCCCCAGGGGCCAGGGGCGAGGCAACCGCGCCCTTTTTCTCGTGCTGCGTCCCCCGGCGCGCGGGGCTATGATGGCgattggccggcggcgagggtgcgaCGCACGCCACAGCCTCATGGAGCCGGCTGCACGCCGTCCTCCTATCCCCTCCCGGCTCCCGGCGTGCTCCCACTCGCAGAGATTCCTGTTCCAACCGGCACGCGGACGCCCCCCCGCACGAGCGAGCGGGGATCGGACACAGCTTCAGGTCACGTTCGCTCACCTGGAGCGGTTCATGTCAATCATTTTTCCTGCGCAGCAAACGACGAGTCGACGACCAGGACATTCGATCAACCATCAGATCGACTTCCATCGCAAGAGCTGCTCGAGTTCAGCCACAAGTGGATGGATGCATGCATGCCTTCAGCTGTACCTTGGCCGTCTTGGCTTCACAAGATCCAACCCACCCTGCTTGTCAGTTTGACGGCAACCGTTCGGGGAATCATGTGCGAAAAGAAGAAGGTCAATCGCAAAAGGCAAACCAAGACGCGGAGCTAGCTGGCCCAGCGTGAAAGGAAAAGCTGACCGGCGACCTAAAGTGAGGGGCACCTGTGTACGTTTGGATCACACAAGGAATTTAAGAATACTAGTTCCCAAACTGAAATTTTTTGATGTCAAATCAACTGTGTTAAAAAAAACTGTTTGACTAGATGTCGGAAgagtttttcggacactaattaaaaaactaatttcagaactcacctggaaaccgcgagacgaatcttttgaggtctttgaccgcattattagcacatgtgggttactgtagcacttatggctaatcatgcattaattagactctaaaaattcatctcgtcgtgtacatccaaactgtgcaattaattttgttgttgacctacatttaatactccatacatgtgttcaaagggagaggaaaaaaatttggccaaaatattttgggaactaaacggcccctaaaGCAAACGACTGTTCCTGCATCCCGGTTCCTGATCCGCTCCGTGCTGTACCAACCCCGGCTGGTTGTCCAGTCGCTGGCGGTAACTGGTTCCTGCGGATTTTAATTTGTCAGGGAGAAAGAGCTGACAGCTTCCGTTAATCCGTGTGTGCCTGGAAGAGTCTCCTACCATTGCTAAGAGTTCtgatactctctctctctctctctctctctctctctctctctctctctctctctctctgagccAAGCCAGACATCATCCTGCAAAGCCGAAACGGGCGTCGAGTTAGGGCCTCGCTTTCAGCTTTGCAAAGCTAGGCTACAAAGATTCGAGTGGTTGTCTGATTGCTTATTAACTGATCTGCAGATGAAGTGGTTGGGGGCTTTATTTACGGTTCCTCGATGAAGAAGGCACACCTGTTCAGCCAATATTTAGTACTAATTGTCCAGCGAAGTCCTGGCTGCATGCTCGGTGATGCTACCTGCTTGGAGTTCAGCAGTCGTTTTCGCTCATAAAGGGCAGGTTCAAACCCCAATTCATGTTGACACGATAGATTGGGTGGTTGTGCACCTGCAATGGCGAATTCCAGCCCAAAAAGGCCGGGGGCCTGTTCTCCTCTGTGCGACACCAACGCGACACGTTCCCAAACTTCAAACGCACGACGATAGATGCTGCTGTCTGCTGTCCTCAACTGTTCAGACGACCAATGTATAGCTGACAAGCAGGTGGGTGAAAATAGGATTAGAAAAGGCTACCGCCCTAGCGTAACAAGTCCATGTTCGTATTACCCTAAAAAAGGTCCATGTTCGTAGAtggggaggagaggagtctTGGCCAAGACGAAGACGGTGAGCAGTGCGCGTCAAACGCTTTTGACACGGTCACGGAGCATGCGAAGGTCGTGTTCGTCCGGGACAGGAATGAACGGATTTTTGCTCCCCTCCGTCGGCGAGGAGGCAACTGCTCACCGACCGATCAAACGTGAGCGTCAGGTCACTGGTCAGTGCTCACACGACAGGATCAATGAATTTGTGAAAACAGTGGGGGCCGGGAGGAGAGAGACCGCGTAAAACCATCTCTGTCCACGCACGCACACAAGCATCTCTGTTACAGGGGTCAAAATCTTGAGAAGCCTGCCTCCCGCCATCCCATATCTGAAACTATCTACCATGACGAGCTACGCTAGTTGCAGGttgctgcggccgccgccgccgccgccgcccgccgcggggcAGAAAAGCTTCGGGCTGCGGACGTGGTGGTTTCGTCTCCGGGAACTACCCGGGCATCGCCTCTCTTGCGCACCGCCCAGGCGCAGGCGCCAACGGTGAATGTGGGAAGGCCATGGTCGCTGACAGCACTggccgaggcggcggagctgcTTTACAAGCTCGTGAGTTCGTGACATTTGTAAGCATGAATCAAATTGAATGTTGAATTGACCAAAATTTCTGCACAACTCCTGTACGGCAATCAGAGTTCAGAATTAGACTTGCGGTTTGCTACTCCATCTGGCTTAAAATTTCAACCACTTCCAGTTAGCGTAGGATTGGGCCTCGTTGTCGAACGGAACAGCATCGTTGCAGGAGTCTTCTGCCTCAGCCGGTCGAGGGGGCTCTGCAATTTGCTCCCGGTATCTTTGCGCCATCTCTTCAGCCTCAGAAAACACCTTCTGCCGCCATAATAGATGAGAATGTGAGCACTCAAATGAACATACAACTGGAAATGGTAATCATTCCACTTGAAAAGAAAATAGCGTGTCACATGGTCTCACCTCTTTGTTAGTGATAAACAATCCAGGTTCACTCTCGAGGTCCTTTGTGCTGCATAAAGCCAAGCACATGTAGTCATGCATAACAGAAACTCACCGAACAGCAGATGACTGTTGTCATAACAAATCTTACAATGCATTAGAGCAGCAGCATGCTCCGCAGTTACTGCAAGGTTGCTATGTCATACCTGAGGGCAATTCTTTCTGGAGATGCTGATTTAATGACAAGAGCTTTCACTGTCTCGCCCACTTTTAGCACATCAGCGACAGATCTCAGCTGACCATTTGTTATGTTCGACATGTGCAGTAAGCCACTGCAAAATATTACAAACTTATGAATCTTAGATACAAAATGTTCACATGCTTGCCAAGTAGTAATAACAAAAGATGCAAAATGGTTCATGATCCAGGTATCAGAAGAAGTTCTGTTGTCAGTTTTGAACTTTTGATATGACAAAGGCACATGAATAGCAAATTACAActaaaattgactgaaattaaCAATAACTTAATGAAAACACAGGAACATGGAAAGATGGTGCCTGTATAATAAGGGAATGGACTCTTAGCTGAAGCACAGCACCAttgctctgaatctaagtcaaAGATTGACATAGGAGAGATCCCTTGCTAGCATTCCTTGACAGAAACAGGTGTAGATACAAATTTTTATTGGAGCAGTTGGGAAGAGCACCGACCATTTTTGCAATCGTTAGAAGGAGCTAGCTCAACCATCTAGGCATATCTTGAGATACATAATGAAAGGCATCAATGTGAAGGCAAATTAGCAAATCTCATTTTAACAGTCATGGCTTTGTTCAAATA containing:
- the LOC120664803 gene encoding protein IQ-DOMAIN 31-like isoform X1 yields the protein MGKSPAKWIKSVLFGKKSSSRSTSTNSKDLSKGASNKGYAGKEPAFAESSPVISEPVLVSAHNNETVREVAKGENSNSQGEVAVPDVNQDLEKHVTVGSDASNDAERLREEHAAVKAQAAFRGYLARRAFRALKGIIRLQALIRGHLVRRQAVSTLRATWLIVKFQALIRGRNARVSQAAIHASWKLTQQNFGSAKPDSWKEKLSSNAFARKLLSSPIVVEALHFQYDEMDPNSAFNWLERWTTSHVWKPISQPKRVGADAKPHAKKASYAMETESGKLKRNARKSSVTPFEPSQTNISIEIEKTKRNPRKPSSAPADSVPDGQLTELEKVKRSLRKVTNSMAETSKVSNPAPEIPDHQEVQSERPLKNAKQVQVHSENQEPQNVKLSDNAKIDILVPDLQPDEEVASDPVTNDEKVDEPTVVAPPAEIMPLQDINNEENALVNDTEQRSKEEPLSTESLKGSKRRSSLSTKSEYPENGSKNSPALPSYMAATQSAKAKLRGQNSPRLSSDSAEKNGFTRRHSLPSSTNGKMIAHSPRTQRPTHAGGKDGAKGDKAMLSSRDLSERPLKAEWRR
- the LOC120664803 gene encoding protein IQ-DOMAIN 31-like isoform X2, whose translation is MGKSPAKWIKSVLFGKKSSSRSTSTNSKDLSGASNKGYAGKEPAFAESSPVISEPVLVSAHNNETVREVAKGENSNSQGEVAVPDVNQDLEKHVTVGSDASNDAERLREEHAAVKAQAAFRGYLARRAFRALKGIIRLQALIRGHLVRRQAVSTLRATWLIVKFQALIRGRNARVSQAAIHASWKLTQQNFGSAKPDSWKEKLSSNAFARKLLSSPIVVEALHFQYDEMDPNSAFNWLERWTTSHVWKPISQPKRVGADAKPHAKKASYAMETESGKLKRNARKSSVTPFEPSQTNISIEIEKTKRNPRKPSSAPADSVPDGQLTELEKVKRSLRKVTNSMAETSKVSNPAPEIPDHQEVQSERPLKNAKQVQVHSENQEPQNVKLSDNAKIDILVPDLQPDEEVASDPVTNDEKVDEPTVVAPPAEIMPLQDINNEENALVNDTEQRSKEEPLSTESLKGSKRRSSLSTKSEYPENGSKNSPALPSYMAATQSAKAKLRGQNSPRLSSDSAEKNGFTRRHSLPSSTNGKMIAHSPRTQRPTHAGGKDGAKGDKAMLSSRDLSERPLKAEWRR